One region of Salvelinus sp. IW2-2015 unplaced genomic scaffold, ASM291031v2 Un_scaffold961, whole genome shotgun sequence genomic DNA includes:
- the sesn1 gene encoding sestrin-1 isoform X2, translating into MKHATAATETIENNSFTVTDVFKICTQCERLSKKDFGVRIPRPLGNGPSRFIPEKEILQVSKVDPRTQSIFEDAFAALGRLDNISLVMGFHPQYLESFLRTQHYLLQMDGPLSLHYRHYIGIMAAARHQCSYLVNLHVNDFLQVGGDSKWLKGLDGAPQKLQALGELNKILAHRPWLLTKAHIEHLLKAEEHSWSLAELIHAVVLLTHYHSLASFTFGCGITPEIHSDGGHTFRPPSLSQYCVCDIANGNGHGHLEERRGNHQVSEVSGEVEVLMERMKQLQECRDEEEASQEEMATRFEREKTESMLVATAEDEECVPSRDVSRHFEDPSYGYKDFSRRGEHVPTFRVQDYSWEDHGYSLVNRLYPDVGQLLDEKFQMAYNLTYNTMAMHKDVDTTMLRRAIWNYIHCMFGIRYDDYDYGEINQLLDRSFKVYIKTMVCSPEKTTKRMYESFWRQFQHSEKVHVNLLLMEARMQAELLYALRAITRYMT; encoded by the exons ATGAAGCACGCAACTGCAGCAACAGAAACCATTGAAAATAATTCATTTACAGTGACAGACGTATTTAAAATATGCACTCAGTGTGAACGGCTGAGCAAAAAG GACTTTGGAGTTCGAATCCCAAGACCCCTGGGAAATGGACCAAGTAGATTTATCCCTGAAAAAGAG ATCCTTCAAGTCAGTAAAGTAGACCCCAGGACACAATCGATATTTGAGGACGCATTCGCAGCACTGGGTCGCCTTGACAACATCTCTTTGGTGATGGGCTTCCACCCACAGTACCTGGAGAGCTTTCTGAGGACACAGCACTACCTGCTGCAGATGGACGGGCCCTTATCCCTGCACTACCGCCACTACATAGGCATCATG GCTGCAGCAAGACACCAGTGCTCCTACCTGGTCAACCTGCACGTCAACGACTTCCTCCAGGTGGGAGGGGACTCCAAGTGGCTGAAAGGCCTGGACGGCGCCCCACAGAAGCTGCAGGCCCTCGGGGAGCTCAACAAGATACTGGCCCACCGGCCCTGGCTTCTCACCAAGGCACACATCGAG CACCTGCTGAAGGCTGAAGAACACAGCTGGTCCCTGGCTGAGCTGATCCATGCTGTGGTGCTCCTCACACACTACCACTCCCTGGCCTCCTTTACCTTCGGCTGTGGCATCACCCCCGAGATCCACAGTGACGGGGGGCACACCTTCAGACCCCCCTCCCTCAGCCAGTACTGCGTCTGCGACATTGCCAATGGCAACGGGCACGGccacctggaggagaggagaggcaaccACCAG GTGTCGGAGGTGTCTGGTGAGGTGGAGGTGCTGATGGAGAGGATGAAGCAGCTGCAGGAGTGTCGTGATGAAGAGGAAGCCAGTCAGGAGGAGATGGCCACACGCTTTGAGAGGGAGAAGACCGAGAGCATGCTGGTGGCCACGGCAGAGGACGAGGAGTGTGTGCCATCCAGAGACGTATCCAGGCACTTTGAAGACCCCAGCTACGGCTACAAGGACTTCTCCAGGAGAGGAGAACATGTACCCACCTTCAGAGTGCAG GACTACAGTTGGGAGGACCACGGCTACTCCCTGGTGAACCGTCTGTACCCTGACGTTGGTCAGCTGCTGGATGAGAAGTTCCAGATGGCCTACAACCTGACCTACAACACCATGGCCATGCACAAAGACGTGGACACCACCATGCTGCGCAGGGCTATCTGGAACTACATCCACTGCATGTTCGGCATCAG GTATGATGACTATGACTACGGGGAGATTAACCAGCTGTTGGACCGCAGCTTTAAGGTCTACATTAAGACCATGGTGTGCAGCCCGGAGAAGACCACCAAACGAATGTACGAGAGCTTCTGGAGACAGTTCCAGCACTCCGAGAAG GTCCATGTCAATCTGCTTCTTATGGAAGCGCGCATGCAGGCAGAACTGCTCTACGCTCTGAGAGCGATCACCCGCTACATGACATGA